In one Platichthys flesus chromosome 3, fPlaFle2.1, whole genome shotgun sequence genomic region, the following are encoded:
- the LOC133944199 gene encoding eukaryotic translation initiation factor 4E-binding protein 2-like, translated as MSTDCQKTTAKAIPSTRRVTVNDAEHMPHDYCTTPGGTLFSTTPGGTRIIYDRKFLLERRSSPVAKTPPRGLPNIPGVTSPTTKDPIKKELLNNNVASPESSHTGDDAQFEMDI; from the exons ATGTCCACTGACTGTCAGAAGACCACGGCCAAGGCCATCCCGTCCACCAGGAGGGTGACGGTCAACGACGCGGAGCACATGCCCCACGACTACTGCACTACCCCGGGAGGAACCCTGTTCAGCACGACCCCTGGAG GTACCCGGATCATCTATGACCGGAAGTTCCTGCTGGAGCGTCGCAGCTCTCCGGTGGCCAAGACACCTCCGCGAGGTCTGCCCAACATTCCAGGGGTGACCAGTCCTACCACCAAAGACCCCATCAAGAAAGAACTACTGAACAACAATGTTGCTTCACCTGAGAGCAGCCACACTG GTGACGACGCGCAGTTTGAAATGGACATCTAG
- the dguok gene encoding deoxyguanosine kinase, mitochondrial isoform X1, translated as MASGLCRCVLFNPVSKFNIHTGLTQVRRFGVLLPPPPLPLQWKTPGSLLRAGNTQTTSTTRSVARKAEMISASCSRSLSSTSTPDAKSRVKRVSIEGNIAVGKSTFARLLQSAGPDWEVMAEPVSKWQNIESGTSKGADSSPQTTVSNLLQMMYQDPQRWSYTFQTYSCMSRLRTQLQPPPARLLSSEGTPVQVYERSVYSDRYIFALNMFELDCINSTEWAVYQDWHSLLVEQFGHQVELEGIIYLTAPPEICMERLASRGRSEEKGVELDYLEKLHVQHERWLVDKSTEIHFEKLKQIPVLRLDANVEFQTDPEVQEQLITKVKNFFSSL; from the exons ATGGCTTCCGGCCTGTGTCGATGCGTCCTGTTCAACCCTGTGTCCAAGTTTAACATACACACCGGTTTGACACAGGTGAGGAGGTTCggtgttcttcttcctcctcctcctcttcctcttcagtggAAAACACCTGGCAGCTTGTTACgagctggaaacacacagacaactaGCACCACACGTTCTGTGGCAAGGAAAGCAGAGATGATCAGTGCCTCTTGTTCCAGGAGTCTGAGTTCAACCTCAACTCCAGATGCAAAATCCAGAGTGAAGAGGGTTTCTATTGAAGGCAACATAG CTGTTGGAAAGTCGACTTTTGCCAGACTCCTGCAGTCAGCTGGTCCGGACTGGGAGGTGATGGCAGAACCTGTCAGCAAGTGGCAGAACATAGAGAGCGGGACGTCAAAG gGGGCAGACTCGTCCCCCCAGACGACAGTCAGCAACCTGCTGCAGATGATGTACCAGGACCCCCAACGCTGGTCCTACACATTTCAGACATATTCGTGTATGAGCCGACTGAGGAcccagctgcagcctcctccagctcgcCTGCTTAGCTCGGAGGGAACGCCTGTCCAGGTGTACGAGCGCTCAGTCTACAGCGACAG ATACATCTTTGCCTTGAACATGTTTGAGTTGGATTGCATCAACTCGACAGAATGGGCCGTTTACCAGGACTGGCACTCCCTGCTGGTGGAGCAGTTTGGACaccaggtggagctggagggcaTCATCTACctcacagctcctccagag ATATGTATGGAGCGTCTGGCGAGTCGGGGAAGGTCCGAGGAGAAGGGAGTGGAGCTGGACTACCTGGAGAAGCTACATGTCCAACATGAGCGGTGGCTGGTTGACAAAAGTACTGA AATACACTTTGAGAAGTTAAAACAGATACCCGTGTTACGACTCGATGCCAATGTGGAGTTTCAGACGGACCCTGAGGTGCAGGAGCAGCTTATTACAAAG GTGAAGAACTTCTTCAGCTCTTTGTGA
- the dguok gene encoding deoxyguanosine kinase, mitochondrial isoform X2, protein MISASCSRSLSSTSTPDAKSRVKRVSIEGNIAVGKSTFARLLQSAGPDWEVMAEPVSKWQNIESGTSKGADSSPQTTVSNLLQMMYQDPQRWSYTFQTYSCMSRLRTQLQPPPARLLSSEGTPVQVYERSVYSDRYIFALNMFELDCINSTEWAVYQDWHSLLVEQFGHQVELEGIIYLTAPPEICMERLASRGRSEEKGVELDYLEKLHVQHERWLVDKSTEIHFEKLKQIPVLRLDANVEFQTDPEVQEQLITKVKNFFSSL, encoded by the exons ATGATCAGTGCCTCTTGTTCCAGGAGTCTGAGTTCAACCTCAACTCCAGATGCAAAATCCAGAGTGAAGAGGGTTTCTATTGAAGGCAACATAG CTGTTGGAAAGTCGACTTTTGCCAGACTCCTGCAGTCAGCTGGTCCGGACTGGGAGGTGATGGCAGAACCTGTCAGCAAGTGGCAGAACATAGAGAGCGGGACGTCAAAG gGGGCAGACTCGTCCCCCCAGACGACAGTCAGCAACCTGCTGCAGATGATGTACCAGGACCCCCAACGCTGGTCCTACACATTTCAGACATATTCGTGTATGAGCCGACTGAGGAcccagctgcagcctcctccagctcgcCTGCTTAGCTCGGAGGGAACGCCTGTCCAGGTGTACGAGCGCTCAGTCTACAGCGACAG ATACATCTTTGCCTTGAACATGTTTGAGTTGGATTGCATCAACTCGACAGAATGGGCCGTTTACCAGGACTGGCACTCCCTGCTGGTGGAGCAGTTTGGACaccaggtggagctggagggcaTCATCTACctcacagctcctccagag ATATGTATGGAGCGTCTGGCGAGTCGGGGAAGGTCCGAGGAGAAGGGAGTGGAGCTGGACTACCTGGAGAAGCTACATGTCCAACATGAGCGGTGGCTGGTTGACAAAAGTACTGA AATACACTTTGAGAAGTTAAAACAGATACCCGTGTTACGACTCGATGCCAATGTGGAGTTTCAGACGGACCCTGAGGTGCAGGAGCAGCTTATTACAAAG GTGAAGAACTTCTTCAGCTCTTTGTGA
- the ank1a gene encoding ankyrin-1a isoform X1 produces MWALVTELLFSFVLLAFLVISCQNVLHIASGSVRSVLTYIHAQLDRELGEVEGVADEEENVTTRVVRRRVILKGDEVEDLPGEQVSEEQFEDEHGNIITKKIVRKVVRRGKGSGEEGVQEVCMEGSLQDANELEVDAEQFMSYAILGRDGSKPDTVDVKKGAQIVKCASLRRVKQ; encoded by the exons ATGTGGGCCCTGGTGACTGAGCTCCTCTTCAGCTTCGTGCTGCTAGCTTTCCTGGTGATCAGCTGCCAGAACGTCCTCCACATAGCCAGCGGCTCGGTGCGGTCCGTGCTCACCTACATACACGCTCAGCTGGACCGGGAACTCGGGGAGGTCGAGGGGGTTGCAGACGAAGAGGAGAACGTCACCACCAGGGTGGTGCGCCGCAGGGTCATCCTCAAG GGCGATGAGGTTGAAGATCTTCCAGGGGAGCAAGTAAGCGAGGAACAGTTTGAGGatgaacatggaaacattatcaCAAAAAAG ATTGTGCGTAAGGTCGTGCGCAGAGGGAAGGGCTCCGGTGAGGAGGGGGTTCAGGAGGTGTGCATGGAGGGTTCTCTGCAGGACGCCAATGAGCTGGAGGTCGATGCCGAGCAGTTCATGAGCTACGCCATCCTGGGCCGGGACGGCAGCAAG CCCGATACTGTGGATGTGAAGAAAGGTGCTCAGATAGTGAAATGCGCCAGTCTGCGGAGAGTTAAGCAGTGA
- the spaw gene encoding southpaw, producing the protein METRVLTVFCTLLLGSLGNIFSGRAHRFRSGLERSLSFRNLSVNHRSRYPLYMMQLYRSFRTVDSSSPITVNAVNTPGDTPSAYSSDSVLSLKAKSCIQVGDRWTVTFDMSAISASELVQLAELRISLPAFSASKRATVDLYHSREQSCDPGSTSCQDNHLFLGSFGTSPSSTKSSWKVFNVTALLKFWLYQGDRVSSQEASGEAETGSGSGAGEERQTVDKSLFKNFGFGQRKINHSITNRVMLVIFSKHNLPQEGHAAYSLIHTVENSKYVTMDRVSSESQGRRHKRNRVERMRVAGVAAPTAESTAEPVQRLLCRKVDMWVDFDHIGWDEWIVHPKRFNAYRCEGDCPTPLDESFKPTNHAYMQSLMRHRHSERVSCPSCVPTRLSPLSMLYYENDDLMLRHHEEMIVEECGCH; encoded by the exons ATGGAAACAAGAGTGCTGACAGTTTTCTGCACACTCCTCCTCGGCTCTTTGGGAAATATTTTCTCCGGTCGGGCCCACAGGTTTCGCTCCGGCCTCGAGAGAAGCCTTTCATTCAGAAACCTCTCGGTTAATCATCGCAGCAGATACCCTCTGTACATGATGCAGCTGTACCGCTCCTTCAGGACCGTCGATTCCTCGTCGCCAATTACTGTCAACGCAGTCAACACGCCAGGTGACACGCCATCAGCGTACAGCTCTGACTCTGTCCTAAGTCTGAAGGCTAAAA gtTGCATCCAAGTGGGTGACAGATGGACAGTCACATTTGACATGTCAGCCATCTCTGCCAGCGAGCTCGTCCAGCTGGCAGAGCTTCGGATCAGTCTACCAGCCTTCTCTGCCTCCAAGCGAGCCACTGTGGATTTATATCACTCCCGGGAGCAGAGCTGTGACCCGGGCAGCACATCGTGCCAGGACAATCACCTTTTCCTGGGGAGCTTTGGCACTTCGCCCAGCAGCACGAAGTCTTCCTGGAAGGTTTTTAATGTGACCGCTCTGTTGAAATTCTGGCTGTACCAAGGAGACAGAGTGTCAAGCCAGGAGGCCTCCGGAGAGGCTGAGACAGGCAGTGGGAGCGGTGCTGGGGAGGAGAGGCAGACAGTTGACAAGTCCCTCTTCAAGAATTTTGGATTtggacaaagaaaaataaaccattCAATAACAAACCGGGTCATGCTGGTCATCTTCTCCAAACACAACCTGCCTCAGGAAGGCCACGCTGCATACAGTCTCATTCACACTGTGGAGAACTCCAAGTATGTGACCATGGACAGAGTCAGCAGTGAGAGCCAGGGCCGACGGCACAAAAGGAACCGAGTGGAAAGGATGAGAGTGGCTGGTGTAGCTGCACCGACAGCGGAATCGACAGCGGAGCCGGTGCAGAGGCTGCTGTGTCGCAAGGTAGACATGTGGGTGGACTTTGACCACATTGGCTGGGACGAGTGGATCGTGCATCCCAAGCGGTTCAACGCATATCGCTGTGAGGGAGACTGCCCGACGCCCCTGGATGAGTCCTTCAAGCCCACCAACCATGCATACATGCAG AGCCTCATGCGTCATCGCCATTCAGAGAGGGTGTCTTGTCCGTCCTGCGTGCCAACGCGGCTCAGCCCACTCTCCATGCTCTACTATGAGAACGACGACTTGATGCTGCGTCACCACGAGGAAATGATTGTTGAGGAGTGTGGCTGTcactga